One Pseudomonas syringae CC1557 genomic window, CATGGCTGCCTTCATCTGCTGGGTTTCGACCACATCGATGATGAAGAAGCCGAAGAAATGGAAGCACTGGAACGAACGTTGCTTGAGGAGTTGGGTTACCCCGACCCTTACGCCGACGACGAAAGTGCCGACCACCCACATTCAGACACACCCAGCAAGGACCACGAGTAAGGGCTATGAGCGAAGACCGATCGAGCAACGGGCAAAAGTCATGGTTGGGTAAACTGACCCAGGCCTTTGTCCATGAGCCGAAAAACCGCCAGGAGCTGCTAGAGCTGCTGCGCGAAGCCCACCAGAACAAACTGCTGGACAGCGAAGCGCTGGCCATCGTCGAAGGGGCCATTCAGGTGGCTGACCTGCAAGTGCGCGACATTATGGTGCCGCGTTCGCAGATGATCAGCATCAAGGCCACCCAGACACCCCGCGAATTCCTGCCCGCCGTCATCGATGCCGCGCACTCGCGCTACCCGGTGATCGGCGAGAGCCATGACGACGTGCTCGGTGTGCTGCTGGCCAAGGATCTGCTGCCATTGATCCTCAAGGCCGATGGCGACAGCGACGACATCAAGAAGCTGCTGCGCCCGGCCACGTTTGTGCCGGAGTCCAAGCGTCTCAACGTGCTGCTGCGTGAATTCCGTGCCAATCATAACCACATGGCCATCGTCATCGACGAATACGGCGGCGTGGCGGGTCTGGTGACCATTGAAGACGTGCTGGAACAGATCGTCGGCGATATCGAAGACGAGCATGACGTCGAGGAAGACAGCTTCATCAAACCGCTTCCCAGCGGCGACTTCCTGGTCAAGGCCCTGACGCCGGTGGAGAACTTCAACGAGTTCTTCGACAGCAGCTTTTCGGATGACGAGTTCGATACGGTGGGCGGTCTGGTCATGAACGCCTTTGGCCATCTGCCCAAGCGTAACGAAATCACCGAAATCGGTGCCTATCGTTTTCGCATACTGAGCGCTGACAGCCGTCGCATTCACTTGCTGCGCGTGAGCCCTATTTCACGCCCGTAAACACCTGATGTCGCTCTAAGGAATCTACATGCGCTGGATAACCCGCCCCGGCTGGCCCGGTAATCTACTGGCCCTGGTGGCTGGTGGATTGACGACCCTGGCCCTGGCGCCTTTCGACATCTGGCCGTTGGTGCTGGTGGCGGTGGCGATGTTCTATCTGGGCCTGCGCGAGCTGAATCCGCGCCAGGCTCTGGCCCGCGGCTGGTGCTATGGCTTCGGCCTGTACGGTGCCGGCACCAGCTGGATCTACGTGAGCATTCACACCTACGGCGGCGCTTCGGTGCTGCTGGCAGGTTTGTTGATGCTGCTGTTCATCGCCGCCATCGCGTTGTTCTTCGCTCTGCCCGCCTTTGTCTGGGCGCGCTGGATACGTCGCAATGAAGCGCCGCTGGCCGATGCGCTGGCGTTTGCTGCCCTGTGGCTGGGGCAGGAAGCGTTTCGCGGCTGGTTTCTCACCGGTTTCCCTTGGCTCTACTCCGGTTACAGCCAGCTCGACGGGCCGCTTGCAGGTCTCGCACCTCTGGGCGGTGTATGGCTGATCTCGTTCGCGCTGGGCCTGACTGCCGCCTTGCTGTGCAACCTGCACCGCTTGCGGGCACGCAAATCGTTTCTGGTCATGGGCGTACTGTTGCTGCTGGCGCCGTGGATCGCAGGGCTGGCGTTGAAGGATCACGCCTGGACGTCGCCTTCCGGGCCGCCACTGAAAGTTGCGGCCATGCAAGGCAACATCGAACAAAGCATGAAATGGGACCCGCAAAAGCTCAACGATCAGTTGGCGCTTTATCGGGACATGACCTTTCGCTCACAGCAGGCTGATCTGATCGTCTGGCCCGAGACCGCCGTGCCGGTGCTCAAGGAAAGCGCGGAAGGCTACCTGTCGATGATGGGCAAATTCGCTTCGGACCGGGGTGCGGCGCTGATCACCGGCGTTCCGGTGCGCGAACCGAACGGGCGTGGCGAGTATCGCTACTACAACGGCATCACCGTCACCGGTCAGGGCGACGGCACTTACTACAAGCAAAAGCTCGTTCCGTTTGGTGAATACGTACCGCTACAGGACTTGCTGCGCGGGTTGATCTCGTTCTTTGATCTGCCGATGTCAGACTTCGCACGCGGCCCGAACGATCAGGCGCTGTTGCAGGCCAAGGGTTATCACATCGCGCCGTTCATCTGTTACGAAGTGGTCTATCCGGAGTTTGCGGCGGGCCTGTCGGCACAAAGCGACCTGCTGCTGACGGTCAGCAACGACACCTGGTTCGGCACCTCGATCGGCCCATTGCAGCATTTGCAGATGGCCCAGATGCGCGCACTTGAAGCGGGCCGCTGGATGATTCGCGCCACCAACAATGGCGTGAC contains:
- a CDS encoding HlyC/CorC family transporter produces the protein MSEDRSSNGQKSWLGKLTQAFVHEPKNRQELLELLREAHQNKLLDSEALAIVEGAIQVADLQVRDIMVPRSQMISIKATQTPREFLPAVIDAAHSRYPVIGESHDDVLGVLLAKDLLPLILKADGDSDDIKKLLRPATFVPESKRLNVLLREFRANHNHMAIVIDEYGGVAGLVTIEDVLEQIVGDIEDEHDVEEDSFIKPLPSGDFLVKALTPVENFNEFFDSSFSDDEFDTVGGLVMNAFGHLPKRNEITEIGAYRFRILSADSRRIHLLRVSPISRP
- the lnt gene encoding apolipoprotein N-acyltransferase, which produces MRWITRPGWPGNLLALVAGGLTTLALAPFDIWPLVLVAVAMFYLGLRELNPRQALARGWCYGFGLYGAGTSWIYVSIHTYGGASVLLAGLLMLLFIAAIALFFALPAFVWARWIRRNEAPLADALAFAALWLGQEAFRGWFLTGFPWLYSGYSQLDGPLAGLAPLGGVWLISFALGLTAALLCNLHRLRARKSFLVMGVLLLLAPWIAGLALKDHAWTSPSGPPLKVAAMQGNIEQSMKWDPQKLNDQLALYRDMTFRSQQADLIVWPETAVPVLKESAEGYLSMMGKFASDRGAALITGVPVREPNGRGEYRYYNGITVTGQGDGTYYKQKLVPFGEYVPLQDLLRGLISFFDLPMSDFARGPNDQALLQAKGYHIAPFICYEVVYPEFAAGLSAQSDLLLTVSNDTWFGTSIGPLQHLQMAQMRALEAGRWMIRATNNGVTALINPFGKITVQIPQFERGVLYGEVVPMHQLTPYLHWRSWPLAIVCLLLFGWALMAARISKTV